From a region of the Haematobia irritans isolate KBUSLIRL chromosome 4, ASM5000362v1, whole genome shotgun sequence genome:
- the roq gene encoding RING finger and CCCH-type zinc finger domain-containing protein roquin gives MPFQAPSWTEFYTCPICENEFSTNQRLPISLGCGHTICRVCLATLYSRQCPFDQTSISTDVDNLPINNALLQLLNSGDGGNDNGNGDGKVNTASTSNANSVTKSSTSNINVNNNHSSKTYGYGNENVAAASDQQMPPSVRNLKPEDLKCYKSSKKCIEELAQYLKSFVTNSGNTLLTRPMLRKLVTLVNCQLMEEEGRIRAVRTARFLGERTVTELLLQHQNPQQLSLCLWAAVRSRGCQFLGPSLQEEVLKLVLQALQNGSALSRKVLVMYVVQRLIDNLLPASKTSIGHVVQLLYRASCFKVSKREGDSSLMQLKEEFRNYEALRREHDAQIVQIATEAGLRIAPDQWSSLLYGNTSHKSHMQSICDTLQTPSSFAQSVQELVLALQRTGDPTNLSNLRPHLKHLATIDPSPESPPPTWQDVEKALDAVRYVVLGLVKFMQYHSNRKVQDYPVPPMNGNGKYKISLCRDLTERRMCPRGPNCTFAHSAEERQRYRAKHRRTGPADKNVVRPHTVAAGSGHLQTLDNMKTDFPTNHNQQQNSVGPPHQMQQGINLSNHIDSSNSPIKMKSSPLRKYSNNDNNGSINIMRPNMIDPNAFVGDLSNTTSPLSMQVPLNALHASPIPPPGHMMGINAQGSIINVPPMHKHPSAYDAMPFGTINYGSGKFMRMPNMGMPLPPNMRPPNIRGPISSNVSTGGGPPGQGMLSPRSSVHNSLNITTVVNPPNLQGTNSNKSSGSPLHKNMYNTTMSGDFFNSPGPPSYFTNSNLETGPGDYPLRMSKTKIQKTQNPSWDAHQHHQPIINPAEYTPNQHHLMYMAPQQPPLHQQNHGRPNPEANVFFDKNSMGEYSSYASNKQKTDFNDSPLNLPDSLIFKGGKNNYLEPPGNPSKDINRMKNKVSMTLNEKPSNFWHSGNNNNERTGNNAHFINVVNSNTNVAAGVNIEPPSLFRDRDNFVRSDSILDDDAATFDVPATSTAALGNKYGPICPMYKGHSSSIPSTAHTNTFVDSWNALISQDNDEHDTTAGKSKNDTDFAVFSLNNDNDPLSIPMEKHASSQPRDCFPDSVLATTGSGSGTAFENFDNMQAALSKLSFMNDSRNDRDQQMDRFNFDLNPLYDILSGNDFRMDIPKNPSINDDLLWNNHHVINNLKQASSINLGLDSFWNDDAKTNVTPPPTQPKTTLIDTNLTITTPQSHPQQRRTSQKYDETEFDINEIVDKVWPSAADDSGIKLD, from the exons ATGCCGTTTCAGGCGCCTTcgtggacagaattttatacctGTCCTATTTGTGAGAACGAATTTTCTACTAATCAGCGTTTGCCTATAAGTTTGGGATGTGGTCATACCATATGCCGTGTATGCTTAGCTACTCTATACAGTCGACAATGTCCCTTTGATCAG ACATCTATATCAACTGATGTTGATAATTTACCCATTAACAATGCTTTATTACAATTACTTAACTCAGGGGATGGCGGCAATGACAATGGCAATGGAGACGGGAAGGTCAATACCGCTTCCACTTCTAATGCAAACTCTGTTACAAAGAGTTCCACTAGCAACATCAATGTTAACAATAATCATAGTAGCAAGACATATGGATATGGTAATGAAAATGTGGCGGCAGCCAGTGATCAACAAATGCCGCCAAGCGTCCGTAACTTAAAGCCGGAAGATCTGAAGTGCTATAAGTCATCCAAAAAATGTATTGAAGAGCTTGCCCAGTATCTCAAGTCTTTTGTGACGAATAGCGGGAATACGTTATTGACACGTCCAATGTTGCGAAAATTGGTTACATTGGTTAACTGTCAACTAATGGAGGAAGAGGGCAGAATAAGGGCTGTGCGCACGGCAAGATTTCTAGGCGAACGTACGGTTACTGAGTTATTATTACAACATCAGAATCCTCAACAATTGAGTTTGTGCCTTTGGGCGGCAGTTCGTTCAAGAGGTTGTCAATTTCTGGGGCCTTCCTTGCAAGAAGAAGTTTTGAAGCTGGTCTTACAGGCTTTGCAAAATGGATCTGCGCTCTCTCGCAAAGTTTTGGTTATGTACGTTGTACAACGCTTAATAGATAATTTGTTACCGGCGTCAAAGACCAGTATCGGCCATGTCGTACAATTACTCTATCGTGCAAGCTGCTTCAAGGTATCGAAGAGAGAAGGAGACTCCTCACTGATGCAATTGAAAGAAGAATTCCGTAATTATGAAGCTTTGCGCCGAGAACACGATGCTCAGATTGTACAAATTGCTACAGAAGCAGGGTTAAGAATTGCTCCCGACCAATGGTCGTCTCTACTGTATGGAAACACGTCTCACAAATCTCATATGCAGAGCATATGTGATACTTTACAAACACCTTCATCATTTGCCCAATCTGTCCAAGAGTTGGTTTTAGCCTTGCAACGCACAGGGGACCCAACAAATTTATCTAATTTACGTCCACATCTCAAACACCTGGCTACAATTGATCCGTCGCCAGAAAGCCCTCCACCAACATGGCAAGATGTCGAAAAAGCTTTAGATGCCGTACGCTACGTAGTTTTGGGTTTGGTAAAGTTTATGCAATACCATAGCAATCGTAAAGTTCAAGATTATCCCGTACCACCTATGAATGGCAACGGGAAGTACAAAATAAGCTTGTGTAGAGATTTAACAGAAAGAAGAATGTGCCCTCGTGGACCGAATTGTACATTTGCTCATTCCGCTGAAGAACGTCAAAGATACCGAGCAAAACATCGGAGAACAGGACCTGCGGATAAAAATGTGGTTAGACCGCACACCGTTGCTGCTGGTAGCGGACATTTACAGACTCTGGATAATATGAAAACTGACTTTCCTACAAACCACAATCAACAACAAAATTCCGTTGGACCCCCGCACCAAATGCAACAAGGCATTAACTTGTCTAATCATATTGACTCCTCTAATTCACCAATTAAGATGAAGTCTTCTCCATTGAGAAAATACTCTAATAATGATAACAATGGCAGCATTAATATCATGAGGCCAAATATGATAGATCCAAATGCGTTTGTTGGAGATCTTTCTAACACAACATCTCCTTTAAGCATGCAAGTTCCTCTTAACGCTTTACATGCCAGCCCCATACCACCACCAGGACATATGATGGGTATCAATGCCCAAGGGTCTATAATAAATGTTCCTCCCATGCATAAACATCCATCTGCTTATGATGCCATGccatttggaacaattaattatgGTAGTGGCAAGTTTATGCGTATGCCGAACATGGGAATGCCATTGCCTCCCAATATGCGACCACCAAATATTAGAGGCCCAATTAGTAGCAACGTCTCGACAGGAGGAGGGCCACCAGGACAAGGAATGTTATCACCCAGATCTTCCGTGCATAATTCCTTAAATATAACCACCGTTGTAAACCCACCGAATTTACAGGGCACAAACTCTAACAAGTCGTCTGGAAGTCCATTGCATAAAAACATGTATAATACGACCATGTCGGGTGATTTCTTTAATTCACCCGGACCACCATCatattttacaaattcaaatttggaaaCTGGACCTGGAGACTATCCCCTCAGGATGTCaaaaacgaaaattcaaaaGACACAAAATCCCTCTTGGGACGCTCATCAACATCACCAGCCCATAATAAATCCTGCTGAATATACGCCAAACCAACATCACCTTATGTATATGGCACCACAGCAACCACCACTACATCAACAAAATCATGGGAGACCAAATCCCGAAGCAAAtgtgttttttgataaaaattcgatgGGAGAGTATAGTAGTTATGCcagtaataaacaaaaaacagattTCAACGACTCCCCGCTTAATTTGCCCGATAGTTTAATATTCAAAGGCGGAAAAAATAATTATCTGGAGCCACCTGGTAAtccttctaaagatataaacagGATGAAAAATAAAGTATCAATGACATTGAATGAAAAGCCATCCAATTTTTGGCACagcggcaacaacaacaatgagcgGACGGGTAACAATGCACATTTTATAAATGTGGTAAATAGCAATACAAACGTTGCTGCTGGGGTAAACATTGAACCTCCATCACTCTTCCGTGATAGAGATAATTTTGTGCGTTCAGACTCTATATTAGATGATGACGCAGCCACATTTGACGTACCTGCCACATCAACAGCAGCGCTTGGAaacaaatatggaccaatttgtcccATGTACAAAGGTCATTCATCATCTATACCCTCAACTGCACATACAAATACCTTTGTGGATTCTTGGAATGCTTTAATATCGCAAGATAATGACGAACATGATACAACAGCTGGTAAAAGCAAGAATGATACCGACTTTGCAGTATTCTCTTTAAACAACGATAATGACCCGTTGAGCATACCAATGGAAAAACATGCTTCTTCACAACCAAGGGATTGTTTCCCCGATTCCGTTTTAGCAACTACTGGTTCAGGTTCGGGTACTGCAtttgaaaatttcgacaacatgcaAGCTGCTCTGTCAAAGTTGTCATTTATGAATGATTCTCGAAACGATCGAGATCAACAAATGGATCGTTTCAATTTCGATCTCAATCCACTATATGACATTTTGAGTGGGAACGATTTCCGAATGGATATACCCAAG aatCCATCTATAAATGACGATTTGTTGTGGAATAATCACCATGTGATCAACAATTTAAAACAAGCATCATCCATTAATCTTGGTTTGGATAGTTTTTGGAACGACGACGCTAAAACTAATGTTACACCTCCACCAACGCAGCCCAAAACGACACTAATAGACACAAATTTAACAATCACAACACCACAATCACATCCACAACAGCGACGCACGTCACAAAAGTACGATGAAACAGAATTCGATATCAATGAGATTGTCGATAAAGTTTGGCCGTCGGCAGCCGATGATAGCGGTATTAAATTAGACTAA